From a single Lewinella sp. LCG006 genomic region:
- a CDS encoding S46 family peptidase has product MRSFLLTALMVITLSVTSFAGEGMWLPLLLGQLNESEMQAMGMKMTAEDIYSVNQGSLKDAIVHFGGFCTGEVISSEGLLLTNHHCGFGQIQSHSSLENNYLEDGFWAMNKSQELANPGLFVTFIVRIEDVTEAVKAYIPEGEEAKNSDLAKILEEVTQRMKGDIEREDYQDIVIRPFFNGNQFFAFVTETYNDIRLVGAPPSSIGKFGADTDNWEWPRHTGDFSLFRIYAGPDGKPAAYSENNVPLKPRHYLPVSMDGVKEDDFTLVFGFPGRTNEYLPSVAIDQMVNTLNPIRIGIRDRSLHVLDIAMREKPEARIQYAAKQARIANSWKKWKGESQGIIATDAITKRVMMEQAFLAAVKADPNHPAEYSQLLKEFDFLYNKIEPFAVSRDYVNEIMYVNIELFRMANSLNKYLNIYKSNGLKALEDRIPALTASLEGFYKDYDAEIDRTIASSLMGVYYTSLAKEHQATYATDQLEYAGGNVEVLMNKIFGSSFLTKGDLALKILSENPAKFFEQLQGDYAFQFVNEILGFSNKAIFNPYNEINDQIQDAQRRYMAALMEVFPDRRFYPDANSTLRVTYGKVEGYTVSPTESYDFATDLDGVIAKYVPGDYEFDVPAKLRELYEAKDFGEYINDEGRVPVCFLGSNHTTGGNSGSPAIDAYGNLIGLNFDRTWHGTMSDINYDPDICRNIMVDVKYILFIIDKFAGAGHLVEEMTLVHPKG; this is encoded by the coding sequence ATGAGATCTTTTCTTTTGACCGCATTAATGGTCATCACCCTCAGCGTTACCAGTTTCGCGGGAGAAGGTATGTGGCTGCCCCTCTTGCTTGGCCAGCTCAACGAATCCGAGATGCAGGCCATGGGCATGAAAATGACTGCGGAAGACATTTACAGTGTCAATCAGGGTAGTCTTAAGGATGCTATTGTTCACTTCGGCGGTTTTTGTACCGGAGAAGTAATTTCCTCAGAAGGACTCTTACTCACCAACCACCACTGCGGCTTTGGCCAAATCCAATCTCACTCTAGCTTGGAGAACAACTACCTTGAAGATGGCTTCTGGGCCATGAACAAAAGCCAGGAGTTAGCTAATCCGGGTCTTTTCGTTACTTTTATTGTTAGAATCGAGGATGTAACTGAGGCCGTAAAAGCATATATTCCCGAAGGGGAAGAAGCAAAAAACAGTGATCTTGCCAAAATTCTAGAAGAGGTGACCCAGCGTATGAAAGGGGATATAGAAAGAGAGGATTACCAAGACATTGTCATCCGGCCTTTCTTTAATGGCAACCAGTTTTTTGCTTTTGTTACCGAAACCTATAATGACATTCGTCTGGTCGGAGCCCCTCCTTCCAGCATTGGCAAATTCGGTGCCGATACCGACAACTGGGAATGGCCAAGACATACTGGTGACTTCTCCTTGTTCCGTATCTATGCTGGCCCCGATGGCAAACCAGCAGCGTATAGTGAAAATAATGTTCCTCTTAAACCTCGCCATTACTTGCCGGTGAGCATGGATGGCGTCAAGGAAGATGATTTTACGTTGGTATTCGGTTTTCCTGGCCGTACCAATGAATACCTTCCTTCGGTCGCTATTGATCAAATGGTCAACACCCTCAACCCGATCCGCATAGGCATTCGCGATCGATCACTACACGTGCTCGACATAGCCATGAGAGAAAAACCTGAAGCTCGAATCCAGTATGCTGCCAAGCAAGCCAGAATTGCCAATAGCTGGAAAAAATGGAAAGGAGAAAGCCAGGGAATCATCGCCACTGATGCTATTACCAAAAGAGTTATGATGGAACAAGCATTTCTGGCAGCCGTAAAGGCTGATCCCAACCATCCCGCAGAATACAGTCAATTGTTGAAAGAATTTGATTTCCTCTACAATAAGATTGAGCCCTTTGCCGTAAGTCGGGATTACGTCAATGAGATCATGTACGTCAATATTGAGCTGTTTCGCATGGCCAATAGCCTCAATAAATACCTGAATATCTACAAAAGCAATGGCCTCAAAGCATTAGAGGATAGAATTCCTGCACTCACGGCCTCCCTGGAAGGATTTTACAAGGACTATGACGCAGAAATTGACCGTACCATCGCCAGCTCGCTCATGGGCGTCTATTATACCTCTTTAGCCAAAGAACACCAGGCTACCTACGCCACTGATCAATTGGAATATGCTGGTGGCAACGTAGAGGTACTGATGAATAAAATTTTTGGGAGTTCTTTTCTTACTAAAGGGGATTTAGCATTGAAAATTTTGAGCGAAAACCCAGCTAAGTTTTTTGAACAGCTGCAAGGAGATTACGCATTTCAGTTTGTCAACGAAATTCTCGGTTTCTCTAATAAAGCCATCTTCAACCCCTACAACGAAATCAACGACCAAATTCAGGATGCTCAACGCCGCTACATGGCAGCATTAATGGAGGTCTTCCCGGATCGCCGCTTTTACCCCGACGCCAACAGCACCCTGCGGGTGACGTACGGCAAAGTGGAAGGTTATACCGTGAGTCCTACGGAATCTTATGATTTTGCCACAGACCTGGATGGCGTAATCGCAAAATACGTTCCCGGTGACTATGAATTCGATGTTCCTGCCAAACTGCGCGAACTATACGAAGCAAAAGACTTTGGCGAATATATCAATGACGAAGGTCGGGTACCCGTCTGTTTCCTCGGCTCCAACCATACGACCGGCGGCAATTCCGGTTCTCCAGCCATCGACGCTTATGGTAACCTCATCGGTCTCAATTTCGACCGCACCTGGCACGGCACGATGAGTGATATTAACTATGATCCTGACATCTGTCGCAATATTATGGTGGATGTAAAATACATCTTGTTCATCATTGACAAATTTGCGGGTGCCGGGCATCTGGTGGAAGAGATGACTTTGGTACATCCCAAGGGGTAA
- the aroF gene encoding 3-deoxy-7-phosphoheptulonate synthase — MIIQLEPQINQEQLARLEKELTRIKYSLNPVKTQYANYLVGVGKTKFDIRSIGTLPGIKDIHRVSDAYKLVSKKWRIDNTVIDLGDGIRIGEGSPAMMVGPCSIESEEQVALTIAHMKKNGIRIMRGGVYKPRSSPYSFRGLGIEGLKMWHEQTREAGIKIITEVMMVDQIEEMYDYVDVFQVGARNSQNFNLLDALGEVDRPVLLKRGISGTIDELLASAEYIFSNGNERIMLCERGIRSYETAYRNTFDINALVMLKEKTHLPVIADPSHGIGVRRFVDKIALASAVAGADGIIMEVHHEPEKAFSDGQQTLSFGQAEKLYQQLKRMEWLQE; from the coding sequence ATGATCATTCAATTAGAACCCCAAATCAATCAAGAACAACTGGCTCGGCTGGAAAAAGAGCTGACCAGAATCAAGTACTCCTTAAATCCGGTGAAAACCCAATACGCCAACTATTTGGTAGGAGTAGGGAAGACAAAATTTGACATCCGATCTATTGGCACTTTACCCGGGATCAAAGACATTCACCGCGTGAGTGATGCCTACAAACTGGTCTCCAAAAAATGGCGCATAGACAATACCGTTATTGATTTGGGTGACGGTATTCGGATAGGGGAGGGCTCACCTGCGATGATGGTTGGCCCTTGTAGTATAGAGTCGGAGGAGCAGGTAGCGCTCACGATAGCGCATATGAAAAAGAATGGCATCCGTATTATGCGAGGTGGGGTGTACAAGCCTCGTTCCTCTCCTTATAGCTTCCGAGGCTTGGGTATTGAAGGCCTGAAAATGTGGCACGAGCAGACCAGAGAGGCAGGTATCAAAATCATTACAGAAGTGATGATGGTGGACCAAATTGAAGAGATGTATGACTATGTAGATGTATTTCAAGTGGGAGCTCGTAATAGTCAGAATTTCAACTTGTTAGATGCTTTGGGTGAAGTAGATCGCCCGGTGTTGCTAAAGCGAGGTATTTCTGGCACCATCGACGAGTTATTGGCCTCGGCAGAGTACATCTTCAGTAACGGCAACGAACGAATCATGCTCTGTGAACGGGGTATTCGTTCATATGAGACAGCTTATCGCAATACTTTCGATATCAATGCACTGGTAATGCTCAAAGAGAAGACCCACTTGCCAGTGATTGCCGACCCTAGCCACGGCATCGGTGTTCGCCGTTTTGTTGATAAAATAGCGCTAGCCTCAGCCGTTGCAGGAGCAGATGGTATTATCATGGAGGTTCATCACGAACCGGAAAAAGCTTTCAGTGATGGCCAGCAAACGTTGAGTTTTGGGCAAGCAGAGAAGCTGTATCAGCAACTCAAACGGATGGAATGGTTGCAGGAGTAG
- the trpA gene encoding tryptophan synthase subunit alpha, with amino-acid sequence MNRIKQLFQNKQEHILNIYFTAGYPQKEDTVTIIKALAAAGVDLIEVGMPYSDPLADGPTIQESGTQALRNGLTMPLLFEQLRAARQSVDIPLVLMGYFNQVLQYGFDRFLADCLKAEIDGLILPDLPLYEYEQHYQKKIETAGLSMSFLITPQTTDDRIKKVDELSDGFIYMVSSAAITGAKSGISDQQITYFERIAAMDLHNPRLIGFGISDHETYATACKYAAGAIIGSAYIKALAAGDDVTTTTNQFVAMVRG; translated from the coding sequence ATGAATCGCATAAAACAACTTTTTCAAAATAAGCAGGAGCATATCCTGAACATCTATTTTACGGCAGGATACCCTCAGAAAGAAGACACGGTGACCATCATCAAGGCTTTGGCAGCCGCTGGGGTAGACTTGATAGAAGTAGGTATGCCTTACAGTGATCCCTTGGCAGATGGGCCTACTATTCAGGAAAGTGGCACCCAGGCGCTGCGCAATGGTTTGACCATGCCGCTTTTATTCGAGCAGCTCCGGGCAGCAAGGCAATCTGTTGATATACCCTTGGTATTGATGGGCTATTTCAACCAGGTATTGCAGTATGGATTTGATCGTTTTCTGGCAGATTGCCTGAAGGCGGAGATAGATGGCCTTATTTTACCGGATTTGCCGCTTTATGAATATGAGCAGCATTACCAAAAGAAGATAGAAACGGCAGGGCTCAGTATGAGCTTTTTGATCACGCCGCAAACGACGGATGACCGCATAAAGAAAGTAGATGAATTGAGTGATGGGTTTATCTACATGGTGTCGAGTGCAGCGATTACGGGAGCTAAAAGTGGTATTTCAGATCAGCAAATCACCTACTTCGAACGGATAGCAGCGATGGATTTGCACAACCCTCGACTGATTGGTTTTGGTATTTCGGATCATGAGACTTATGCTACGGCTTGCAAGTACGCTGCTGGTGCCATTATAGGAAGTGCCTACATCAAAGCACTCGCTGCGGGTGATGATGTGACAACAACAACGAATCAATTTGTAGCCATGGTAAGAGGCTAA